One genomic region from Eremothecium gossypii ATCC 10895 chromosome I, complete sequence encodes:
- the RKM3 gene encoding protein-lysine N-methyltransferase (Syntenic homolog of Saccharomyces cerevisiae YBR030W (RKM3)) translates to MSATQQADVDDILSFVQESGGRFLRPQCSIQLSPEGGLGVFAAEDIAANTVLLRVPKSAVFSAPNSSIANLLLEEGLHGMLALVIAFIYETTGFRNASHWCKYLHSIRYTDARGNLVLPPSFWPAKSKHPLRVTALNTLHHALDAEPEVVDGYERAVACAYKWRTEADLPIPPLLRRPETDDQRTRGLRRFVAVTYALASRAFDIDDFHGNGLVPIADLFNHHVTRPHVRFEAAADVCVICGESGPCGHSHTGLQAESQPLLPNAELCVREPVERPVSLTAKIQEDHAADTSTGTPPEASWLSFPADDCVDIRAVADIRRDTEIYNTYGELSNPLLLARYGFRVLHNPHDVAHFAPEVRRLCNQGGQGLVSRLRWWQQTGYALYCKVTGASDDGDSWQDAVYADSSGEPSPALWALAELLSGAGNGWRMMRRSPVTAASVWSRRNANGGRNRRALTVLRRLAALKRALLLAALPERHSMGTELLEDEISIVNRLLEKLGRSRKAL, encoded by the coding sequence ATGTCAGCTACGCAGCAGGCAGACGTCGATGATATTCTTTCATTCGTGCAAGAGTCAGGTGGCCGATTCCTCCGTCCGCAGTGCAGCATCCAGCTGTCGCCCGAGGGTGGCCTCGGCGTGTTCGCAGCCGAAGACATCGCAGCCAACACCGTCCTGCTGCGCGTTCCGAAGTCCGCCGTCTTTTCGGCCCCCAACAGCAGCATTGCCAATCTCCTACTCGAGGAGGGCCTCCATGGAATGCTCGCGCTGGTGATTGCGTTCATCTACGAGACGACCGGGTTCCGGAATGCCAGCCACTGGTGCAAGTACCTGCATAGCATCAGGTACACAGATGCCCGGGGCAACCTCGTGCTGCCGCCGTCCTTCTGGCCTGCCAAGTCCAAGCACCCCCTTCGCGTCACCGCGCTAAATACGCTGCACCATGCCCTTGACGCGGAGCCCGAGGTCGTGGACGGGTATGAGCGCGCCGTAGCTTGTGCTTACAAATGGCGTACGGAGGCCGATTTACCGATTCCCCCGCTACTTCGCCGTCCAGAGACCGATGATCAGCGAACCCGCGGGTTGCGTCGGTTTGTCGCTGTGACCTACGCGCTCGCCTCGAGAGCGTTCGATATCGACGACTTCCATGGAAATGGCCTTGTCCCTATTGCTGATCTTTTCAACCATCATGTAACCCGCCCGCACGTCCGCTTCGAGGCCGCTGCTGATGTATGCGTCATCTGCGGGGAGTCCGGTCCATGCGGGCATTCCCACACTGGCTTGCAAGCCGAAAGTCAACCCCTGTTGCCTAATGCGGAGCTATGCGTCCGCGAACCCGTCGAACGACCGGTGTCGCTTACGGCCAAGATACAAGAGGATCATGCGGCAGACACAAGTACAGGCACACCTCCGGAGGCGTCTTGGCTCTCTTTTCCTGCGGATGACTGTGTCGATATCAGGGCTGTCGCGGATATCCGGCGTGACACTGAGATCTACAACACCTATGGGGAACTCTCCAATCCATTACTTCTGGCGAGGTATGGATTTCGGGTATTGCACAACCCGCATGACGTCGCGCATTTTGCCCCGGAGGTTCGTCGATTGTGTAACCAGGGAGGCCAGGGTCTTGTGTCGCGACTACGCTGGTGGCAGCAGACCGGGTACGCTCTCTACTGCAAAGTTACTGGCGCTTCAGACGATGGGGACTCGTGGCAAGATGCAGTATACGCCGATAGCAGCGGAGAGCCTTCGCCCGCGCTCTGGGCGCTCGCAGAGCTACTTTCGGGTGCGGGGAACGGCTGGCGCATGATGCGGCGCAGCCCTGTAACCGCGGCCAGCGTGTGGAGCCGACGGAATGCAAACGGAGGGCGGAATCGGCGGGCGCTGACCGTACTTCGCAGACTTGCGGCGCTGAAACGAGCGTTACTTTTAGCAGCACTGCCCGAGCGGCATTCAATGGGCACAGAGCTGTTAGAGGATGAAATAAGCATTGTAAATCGACTCCTGGAAAAGCTCGGCCGCTCCAGGAAAGCACTCTAG